In Desulfotignum phosphitoxidans DSM 13687, a single window of DNA contains:
- the pyrF gene encoding orotidine-5'-phosphate decarboxylase: MMKKTGKDYIVFPLDVPSMKEAQSLVSVLGPHVGMFKIGLELFICEGPSVVKMIRDLSAAGIFLDLKLHDISATVFRAMARVADLAVDLVTVHTCSSKKMLEMAVQGGQGNVGVLGVTLLTDNDEETLAYGGFSDQFSADPMKLVMLRAQLAHDAGCRGVVCSGREAADIKARFGTEFLAVTPGIRPAWSLTPKDDQKRITTPAQAIARGSDLLVIGRPIRDAQDPAAAARKVIHEIESALENKPSV; this comes from the coding sequence ATGATGAAAAAAACAGGCAAAGATTATATTGTGTTTCCTTTGGACGTGCCTTCGATGAAAGAGGCACAATCGCTGGTCAGCGTGTTGGGGCCGCATGTGGGCATGTTCAAGATCGGTCTGGAACTGTTCATCTGTGAGGGGCCGAGCGTGGTGAAGATGATCCGGGATCTGAGTGCCGCCGGGATTTTTCTGGATCTCAAGCTGCATGATATCAGTGCCACGGTGTTCAGGGCCATGGCCCGGGTGGCGGATCTGGCAGTGGATCTGGTCACGGTGCACACTTGTTCGTCCAAAAAAATGCTGGAAATGGCGGTTCAGGGAGGACAGGGAAACGTGGGGGTCCTGGGCGTGACCCTGCTCACAGACAATGATGAGGAAACGCTTGCCTACGGTGGATTTTCAGATCAGTTCTCAGCGGATCCCATGAAGCTGGTCATGCTCCGGGCCCAACTGGCCCATGATGCCGGATGCCGGGGCGTGGTTTGTTCCGGCCGGGAGGCCGCCGACATCAAAGCCCGGTTCGGCACAGAGTTTCTGGCGGTTACGCCGGGGATCCGTCCGGCCTGGAGCCTGACCCCAAAAGATGATCAGAAGCGGATCACCACTCCGGCCCAGGCCATAGCCCGGGGCAGTGATCTGCTGGTGATCGGCCGGCCCATCCGGGATGCACAGGATCCGGCCGCCGCGGCCCGAAAAGTGATCCATGAAATTGAATCAGCCCTGGAAAACAAACCGTCGGTTTAA
- the ilvN gene encoding acetolactate synthase small subunit, with the protein METRKYTLTMLVDNEPGVTARITGLFAGRGYNIETICGAPTANPKMSRITITTLTSPPLLAQCMKQIQRLVNVIKLRDMTGEEAIKREMALICVKTRPKDQKKIETIISDFQGRILDKGQQHFIFEVTGDELTVDAMLDQLAPFGIKKLARSGVLALYREP; encoded by the coding sequence ATGGAAACCCGAAAATATACCTTAACCATGCTTGTGGACAACGAACCCGGCGTGACCGCCCGGATCACCGGACTGTTTGCCGGACGCGGATACAACATTGAAACCATCTGCGGCGCCCCCACGGCCAACCCGAAAATGTCCCGGATCACCATCACCACGTTGACCAGCCCCCCGCTGCTGGCCCAGTGCATGAAACAGATCCAGCGTCTGGTCAATGTGATCAAGTTGCGGGACATGACCGGTGAAGAAGCCATCAAACGGGAGATGGCTTTGATCTGCGTCAAAACCCGGCCCAAAGACCAGAAAAAAATTGAAACCATTATTTCCGATTTTCAGGGCCGGATCCTGGATAAAGGTCAGCAGCATTTCATTTTCGAGGTGACCGGCGATGAACTCACTGTGGATGCCATGCTGGACCAGCTGGCCCCGTTCGGGATCAAAAAACTGGCCCGCTCCGGGGTGCTGGCCCTGTACCGGGAACCTTGA